The following nucleotide sequence is from Candidatus Latescibacter sp..
TGAGCCGAGGGTGCCGTCGATAAAGAGCTTGATGCTCCGCACGGTCAGGCAATGGCCGCCGTAATCCGGAAGCAAGTTTTTCTTCATAAAGCCCGCCAGATCGTCAACTCCGGGATCGGAGAGCATGGCATAAATGCGGAGCCCCATACGGTCGTGGTCGATGAGATACTTGTAGTGTTCCACAGTTACGGGGGACACTCCGGCGTCATGGATGCCTGTTAGTCCGGCGGCGAGACAGTTTTTCGCAGCGGCAGCCAGGTTTTTCCGCTCGCGCTCCGGAGGGATGTCGGGAATACGCGAGTATACCAGATGCATGGCGTGGTCGATAAACACCCCGGTCGGGGCGCCGTCTTTTCTCCGGAGGATTTCACCACCCGGGAGGTTTGGGGTTTGTGTTGTGATCCCGCACATCTCCATGGCCTTTTTGTTGGCGATGCCCGCGTGACCGTCCACCCGCACGAGCCACACCGGATTATTCGGGACAGCTTTCGTGAGCAGTTCGTGGGAGGGCATTTCCTTGCTGTCCCAGTCGTTCTGATCCCAGCTTCTGCCGAGTATCCATTCACCGGGAAGGGTCGTTTTGGCTTTTTTAGCGACCATGTCAACGATCTCTTGAAACAGGTTTGTGCCCCGTAAATCCAGCTCTGCGAGGGCTTCGGCGTAACCCGGCAGATGAGCGTGAGCGTCGATAAGACCGGGAACTACCAGTTTCCCGTCCAGCTCGATAACCTGTGTGCCAGGGCCGATATAGGGTTTCATCTCGCTGCTTTTGCCGACCTTGACAATCCTGTCCCCGCTGACCGCCACCGCTTCGGCAAAGAAGAAAACAGAATCGACAGTGGCAATTTTCCCGCCGCGCAGCACCAGGTCAGCCGGTTTAACCGGGGCGCCGCTGCAGGATACGATGGAAAAAACCGCGAGACCGGACAGTAAACCTGCAACGGTTAAGTTATGGGGAAATAGTTCCAAGGTGAACTCCTTGAAAAAAGGATAGTTATTTTAAAATATATGCACTTGTATTTTTTCAATTAATTTTAGATAATTTTGACAGGATTGACAAGATTAACAGGATTATTTGTAAATGAATTATTCATAAGTTTTTTCCATTCTGTATAAGGTATAGATACTGAAACAAGTTCAGGATGACACGTGTCATGCAAAACTCGTTTCGGCATCTGATTTGAAAATAAATGCAATAAAATCTGACGTTATCTCTTTGTCAGAATTTACATGATTAATATGATTATACTTTTGTTTTTTCTAGCCCGGATTATTCATAAAGTTACATAAGTATTATCTCAACTTATTTTTAAACAAACACTTAAGCCTACTTTTTTGAAGGCAACCCCCTAAATCCCCCAAAGGGGGACTTGGTATGGTAAAGATAATAACATGTAAGTTCAACAAAATTGTAAAATAACTGTTAGGCTTTGTCTTTCAGCCTTTTAAGTCCCCCCTTGGGGGATTTAGGGGGCTGTAGTTTTAAAGCTTACAAAAAGAAAATCCTTTTTTATGAATAATCCGG
It contains:
- a CDS encoding amidohydrolase, whose product is MELFPHNLTVAGLLSGLAVFSIVSCSGAPVKPADLVLRGGKIATVDSVFFFAEAVAVSGDRIVKVGKSSEMKPYIGPGTQVIELDGKLVVPGLIDAHAHLPGYAEALAELDLRGTNLFQEIVDMVAKKAKTTLPGEWILGRSWDQNDWDSKEMPSHELLTKAVPNNPVWLVRVDGHAGIANKKAMEMCGITTQTPNLPGGEILRRKDGAPTGVFIDHAMHLVYSRIPDIPPERERKNLAAAAKNCLAAGLTGIHDAGVSPVTVEHYKYLIDHDRMGLRIYAMLSDPGVDDLAGFMKKNLLPDYGGHCLTVRSIKLFIDGTLGSRGAALLEPYSDRPGYSGLLTASFERVEKVSESALAAGFQVCTHAIGDRGNRLALDAYEQAFRAHPTPDHRFRIEHAQVVSPEDIPRFAALGVIPSMQPTHATSDMYWAQDRLGPERIEGAYVWQKFLKTGAFIPCGSDFPVEEINPMLGIYAAITRKDPKGWPTNGWFPEERMTREQALRGFTIWAAYAAFQEKLLGSIEAGKLADMVVLSRDILTVAPKEILTTVPEYTIVGGKVRYQRK